The following DNA comes from Capsicum annuum cultivar UCD-10X-F1 chromosome 7, UCD10Xv1.1, whole genome shotgun sequence.
CAATCGAAGTACAAGAAACACCAGCAACATTAGTTACAATAGTGCTCTTCTATCTCCTATTAGTTTCAGTAACAGTTGCTTAGCTACTTGGAGTAAACATGGGCTTACATGTATAGTACTTTTTTCTGAAGAGCAAACATAGTACAATAGAATGACAACAATAATCTATTCCTAAAGCTACATAGCTAGGcacttatatttatttatatgtatattcacaTGTCCTGTCTTATAGTAATAGCTAATGTAACAAGGCCAGCCCAATCATaacattttaagaaaataattattccaAAGGAAGATGAAAGTGAAGTCTGATAAAGAAATGTATCTTGGGCCTAAATTAGCTCGGACCCTTTAATCCACAGATATGGGACTCCAATACCACGTACGCCCATGGCACATCTAGAGCATGGACAATATAAgacatgataaagaaatggatcttgagcctaattcaatctcaaaagctagctcattaagggaggattgcccaagtccatataaggagatcaatgaccctttaacccaccgatgtgggactccaacaaaGCCAATACCATGCAAAATATAAGTTAAGTTGCTGTTCTAGATAAATGCCAATCATTCTTCAGATCTGATGATGTAAAGAGCTCTATCCATACTATTGAAtcctatgttgctcagactcttcaaaaaagtCGACAGGTGTGTCGAATTcaacaaaaatagtgtattttttaaGAATTCAACACGAGAGCGGCAATATTTTttgagagtccgagcaacttgaTTGAATCTTTATTCTAGTCTCACATCTCTAGATCCTCCCTCCATCGCCTTCCGATTTGAAACTATTCAAATATATCGTGGAATGTGTGTCGAATTCTCCAAAAGTAATGTAATTTTGAAGAATTCAACACTAGTGCAATATtgtaaatagttttgaaaaatctTAACAACTTAAGCAAATATAATGACAGCAAAACcctaaaggaaaaaaagatagacattttggtatattttgcatatttttagtttaaaattacaacgttcaaaagttttctttatttacttGAACGTCATATCACAAAAATTTCATTAATAgtgtttaaaatttatttaatatacacatgtaaagaataatttttgacttatttatttcgtataattttttacatataaaATATAGTTCTTGACGTACGGTGTTCGACTGGTCACTCTTCACTATTATGCCACTACCACATCAAGTTAAAACGACAGAAACAAATTGAAAACAGATGGATcggtacaaaaataaaataaaatttacataaattttaattcttttagagGTAATTACCCTCCACACGAACACATCACATTCTTTCagatacatcacttaattttatacGTATACATCACATTCTTTTGAATATATTACtcaattttatatgaatacatcaCATTCTTTAGTGATGTATCAGAGCTTTTAAGTAAATTAGagatttatatagttatttaatttttttttagagattTTAAATAGTTACAATAAACTAAGTTGTGGTACTAttcttttaactatttaaaaatgccACCTATAcaagaaggaaaaataacataaacatacactttaacttatcatatttaatttACACAATCTCTACccttatataataattattttacaaaaaaaatatattttcattgaatGTATTATaagttaattatatattttgataaatttaaagttGAGATTtactataattaagctcaaaACTATccgaatttattttatttgttgcttATAAGAAAAGAATAGAACTTTGTTGGTCAATggtaaggatattttggtaattAACCACTTTGTTCTCCACTTGCCGTCGTTAGTAGTTCGCTCCAAAGTCCTCAAATAACCAAACTCCGATAGCGACATCGTCGACTTTAACCCAACAGAGAACAATAAAATCGAGGGACATTTTCGGAATTTCACAAATACATACCGGTGTAATCAATCGCCGGTAATTCTCCGATGAAACTCCGGTGAAAAAAACCCGCGAAAGCAATGTCGGCCGGCGGGGATCACGGTGTTTTGTTACGTTCAAATTCATCGGCATCGGAAGGAGATTTGGAGAGCCAGTCATCGCCGAGGAGAAAGAGTAATAATAGAAGTATTAAGGATTTAATAAAACGATTAGATCGAGGGTTTTCGGGTCGCCGATCATCATCGTCGCTTTCGCCGATTAATCGGCGTGGTGTTTCGAATACGAATACGGATGAAATTGAAATTCTAGGTGATAGTGCTCCGCCGGAATGGGCGATGTTGCTTGTTGGATGTCTACTTGGTGTTGCTACTGGGCTTTGTGTTGCTGCGTTTAATCGCGGGGTTAGTTTTCACCTTAAAGTTTCCATTTGGCTTGCAATTTTGGTTAATTTAAGCTTATTTTAGCTCCAATAAGTGATAAATTTACCTTCTTGACTTGGATTTGTTGCTTTTTGTCTATGTTGGCAATTTGTTGTTTCAATTCTATTATGTTGCTGCATTTACTGGCGGGGTTAGTGTCAGCTTAAAGCTACCATTTTCATTGCATTTTTTCGTTAATTTAAGCTTGTTTTAGCTCCAATAAGTGATAAATTCACCTTCTTGACTTGGATTTATTGCTTTTTGTGTATGTTGTAGATTTGTTGTTTCATTTCTATTATGTTGCTGCGCTTAATTGCGCGGTTAGTTTCAGATTAAATCTTCCATTTTTGTTAATTTAAGCTTGTTTTAGCTCCAATAAGTGATAAATTTACCTTCTTTGACTTATATTTATTGCTTTTTGTCTATGTTGGCGATTTGTTGTTTCATTTATATTtccttacaacaacaacatacccggtctagcctcacaaagtggggtctgtgGAGGGTGAAGTGTACGCAAACTTTACCCGTACtttggaggtagagaggttggtAGAGAGTGTTTCCTATAGACCCGCAGATCAAGGGAAAAATAGTCCTAAGTagtatagagaaagaaataatGGCAATGAACATGTCATGGAAAAAATACTATAGACAACCTGCCAATTCATCCTAAACAGTAGTCATAACAAGATAAAACGCTAATCAAGGTATGAAAAACCATCGCTAACTTGTCAAATATGAGAAATTTGCCTTCTTGATATAAGATTTATTGCATTTCGCCTATGTTGTTGATTAGTtgtttcatttctatttcattaatttttttcttacataATAATAGGGAtagatcataagatgcttaatgTGGAGGTTTTGTTGAGTTAGCTTCAGATAGATGTTATCAGTTAATCACTCGACCTCCCCAATCCTAAACTAGTGGCATCGACGAATAGATTCTGTCCAGCTCTTGTCAATGCAATAGTGTATTTAGTTTATCTTCTAAAGAAAATTGAGAACTTTGGAAATTGGGAACAGCAAAATACTGTTGCATTATGAAATCTGCATGTTAAATCATTCCTCTTGTTTAGTTGTTTATGGATCTTTTCTGGGGTTTCAGGGTTTCCAAAGTAGAGATCTTAAGTTAATAAGTAACTGCAGTTTCTGTGGTTTGCTTTCCCTTATCTTACGGGGAATATGAGTATTTGAGGGTCTCCCTTTGTGACTTGCGAGCTTCTTGGACCATTTTCTTTGTTGATTAAAGGTGTTGTATACGGAGAGTTGCTCGTGCtgtgtttcttatgttgttttGTTGTTAACCAGTAGTTTTTGAACTGtaattttttgttgtatattggATAACAATGAGGACTTATGCTGTTTTGTTTAGGTGCACGTAATACACGAGTGGGCATGGGCTGGTACTCCTAATGATGGTGCTGCTTGGCTTCGTTTGCAAAGGCTAGCTGATACTTGGCATCGGATACTTTTAATACCAGTTTTTGGTGGAGTCATTGTTGGCGTGTTGCATGGTCTCCTCGATATATTGGACCAAATAACACAGACCAGCTCTTCTCAGGCACAAGGATTTGATTTGATTGCTGGAATCTTCCCTACAGTGAAGGCCACTCAAGCTGCTATAACTCTGGCTACTGGTTGTTCCTTGGGTCCTGAAGGCCCTAGTGTGGATATAGGGAAGTCATGTGCCTGTGGATGCTCAGTGATGATGGAAATCAACCGGGAAAGAAGAATAGCTCTCATTGCAGCTGGTGCAGCTGCTGGAATTTCTGCAGGTATGCTATTTCTCATTAAGTATCTCAACCAGGAGATATTCCTTATTCACTTCCAAAGTAGTGCAGATATGTTTGGAAGTAGCGGAGTTTGCATGTAACTTCTGAGATATCTCTCAGAGGTAGACTAGGGACTTTGACAAAGATGAGACATTGCTTGTTCCATCTCAAAACATTATGAGCGGATGCTTTTGCAAAGTTCTCTCACAAGGAAGGTTTTTGGTGTATTATAGCTTATATGgattgaaggggagccttggagctCCTTCTCAAAAAAAAAGGGGAGCGTTGGAGTAACTGGTAgagttgctgccatgtgatcaAGAGGTCATGGGTTCTGCATCGGAAACAGCTCCTTGCATAAATGTAAGGtgaggctgcgtacaatagatccttgtggtcgggcccttccccggaccctgcacatagcgggagcttagtgcaccgagctgttttttttttttaatagcttatatgaattttaaattttatgcatATTCTTGCGACACTAAGAGCACTTTCATGCTGTCCCATCTTTCTTCATTCCCAAAAGacttacttttctctgttttctctTCCCCAAAAATGTATTGATGTTACTAAAATAGGCAGTCACTTTGGTGCCAAATTGCCAGCAAGTCTTTTGATCTGCAAAGTACAATATGCGTCTCAATATCTAAGGGTAGAGACATTTCCTCCTAGAAAATATGATTTTGTGTGGGTCTCACGAGCCGTTtattattacaacaacaacaatatacccaatgAAATCCCACAaatgaggtctggggagggtagtgtGCTCGCAGACCTTACCCTACCTTGGGAGGTAGAGAGATCGTTTATTAATGCACGGAAAAACACTTTCTTATTATTTCTGCCAATGTGTCAAATACATAGTCAGATAGTCCGCTATAGTGTACTACTGATATGTGCATATCTATGAGAGTATACTTGTCTGGCTTTGCTCCTTTCTTGAGCTTGCCTCAGCTGTTTGATGGATTTTCAGGTTTAAGTTTTCTTCTGTTGCAGGTTTCAATGCAGCAGTAGCTGGCTCTTTCTTTGCAATTGAAACAGTTTTAAGACCACTCCGTGCCGAAAATTCACCCCCTTTTACCACTGCCATGATCATATTGGCTTCTGTTATATCATCAACTGTATCAAATGCAGTACTTGGGGAGAAACAGGCTTTCACAGTGCCCACGTATGATATGAAATCTGCTGCTGGTATTTGATCTAATTCTAGTTTATTTTATCATGGCTAAGATATTACTAATATAGTGTGTGGTTTTTCCTGTGGTGTTGCTCTGTTTATTTTTACTATAGTTGTACATGTGCCAATTGCGAGTGGTATTTGCCCTTTCACAGTTTGGCTGCACTCTTCCAGTGTTTATGTTCATGTTGCATTGTTGAATGAAATTCTTGTAATCAGGGAATTGTGAAGTTGCATTTCTGCTATAGTTGTACCATTGCTTCTGAGAATGTGTCCTGGTAGTATTCATACATCATACTTGCTATTGTCATTCACATGCTAAATTTTGCTAAAAAATGGAATGGACAGTGTTAAACATGCTTTTCTTTTGTCTCCTATTGTCATCCCTAGGCACAACTTAAGTAGGTCGCAATTTGGAGTCAATTGCTATTCTAATTTTTGGCACGGGTATTATGATCGTCAAAGATTATGGCCAACCTCTTCAATCTTCATTGGGGCATCTGGGCATCTCTTTTTCACATGTCTAAACTATCTTGGTCTCACTTTTCTCATCTTGTCTACCACGGAGGTCATTCCCACCTTGTCTCAAATATCTTTATTCCTAATCTTATGTCTCcaagtaagcccacacatccaccTCAACATCCTTATTTTTGCAACTCTCATCCTTTGAACATGAGAGTTGTCTTCCCCATACAGCACAGTCCCCAGAGGTGAACCTTCATTTCATTCACCCCGCAAAAGTACGATGTGTGACATCATTGTCGATCTCCCAATAACCTTGAATTaaagacccaagatacttgaaacttccTCTCTTGAAATGGCCTCTGTATCAATCCTCTCTTCCGAGCCAACCTCAGGTCTCTCATCACTGAAACTTCCAGGTAGTCAGTCTTGGCCTATTCAgcttgaaccctttagactccaggttCTGCAAACCTTTAGCCTAGGGTTAACTGCACCGTTGTTCTCGTCAATCAATGCTTTGTCACTTGCAAATATCTAGGGACGCCACGGCACCTCACCTTGGATATTGGGTTTCGTAAGATTCATTTAAGAGAGTATGGATaaagtgatgtctgttttggatgacTGGGTAGCGTGGTAattcatgctttacatgtatgaACTTTCTTGATTATTAACCTATTCTGTATGGATTTCTTTCTGAATACTTAAGAATGCTTCCTTTTTGTAGAGCTTCCATTGTATCTGATACTGGGGATGCTGTGTGGAGTAGTAAGTGTTGTTTTCACTCGATTGGTGTCCTGGTTCACCAAGGGGTTTCAGTTCCTCAAGGAAAAGTTTGGACTTTCTGATGTTGTCTGCCCTGCTTTGGGGGGTTTAGGAGCTGGTGTAATAGCTCTGAGATATCCTGGTATTCTCTATTGGGGTTTCACTAATGTTGATGAAATCCTACATACTGGCAAAACTGCATCTGCACCTGGAATTGGATTGCTAGCTCAATTAGTTGCTGCGAAAGTCGTGGCCACTGCTTTATGCAAAGGGTCTGGCCTTGTTGGTGGACTGTATGCACCAAGTTTAATGATAGGTGCTGCTGTAGGTGCTGTATTTGGAGGGTTAGCTGGGGAACTAATTAATTCAGCTATTCCAGGGAATGCTGCTATTGCTCAGCCACAGGCATATGCACTGGTCTGATTTACTTATTCGAGATTACTCCCCAAACAATTATTTTGTTACACTTCAATGTAGTTTAGGTAGTAAACTTTTCTAATGGATAAATGTAAACAATGACAGGTGGGGATGGCTGCTACACTAGCTTCAAATTGCTCAGTGCCTTTGACTTCAGTGCTTTTATTGTTTGAATTGACAAAAGATTATAGAATTTTGCTTCCTCTCATGGTTAGTCTTGCTGAACGAAGATTCACTAGCTCCAATTGCTGTTCATGTGTGTTACTAAAAGCTCCC
Coding sequences within:
- the LOC107878872 gene encoding chloride channel protein CLC-f; amino-acid sequence: MSAGGDHGVLLRSNSSASEGDLESQSSPRRKSNNRSIKDLIKRLDRGFSGRRSSSSLSPINRRGVSNTNTDEIEILGDSAPPEWAMLLVGCLLGVATGLCVAAFNRGVHVIHEWAWAGTPNDGAAWLRLQRLADTWHRILLIPVFGGVIVGVLHGLLDILDQITQTSSSQAQGFDLIAGIFPTVKATQAAITLATGCSLGPEGPSVDIGKSCACGCSVMMEINRERRIALIAAGAAAGISAGFNAAVAGSFFAIETVLRPLRAENSPPFTTAMIILASVISSTVSNAVLGEKQAFTVPTYDMKSAAELPLYLILGMLCGVVSVVFTRLVSWFTKGFQFLKEKFGLSDVVCPALGGLGAGVIALRYPGILYWGFTNVDEILHTGKTASAPGIGLLAQLVAAKVVATALCKGSGLVGGLYAPSLMIGAAVGAVFGGLAGELINSAIPGNAAIAQPQAYALVGMAATLASNCSVPLTSVLLLFELTKDYRILLPLMGAVGLAIWVPSVTDQPKEADSSEAEVASKGYSILSPADEKNEGDISSQSGERNNLELMAIRSHNSHESFDEGLVLEDLKVAQAMSNDYLKVSRSQTVKEALECMHDGRQSCVLVVDAEGYLEGILTYGDIKRSLFKNHGDSSNKDLSVIDANTCLVSSICTRGISYRGQNCGLLTCYPDMDLAIAKQLMEAKGIKQLPVVKRGVEFRRERKRRIIALLHYDSVEESIRGEVSRRKSVYQQSEEENDKQITTNGH